The DNA segment GAGCTCATTAATAGGACGGTTGAGGATATGGTGCAAATTCAAGCTGCACAGTCACCCTCCCAACGTATTGACATATCCGAAATAACAGGAACCGGGAAGATAATCAACACTACCGCGTGAATGTTTTTTAGAGAAACACCAAAACAAATATCTCTTCTCGTCAACAACAGGGAGCATGTGATGAGTATAAGTGGGATAAGTGGAACGATGAACTATCAAGCCATGCAAATTGCCGGGCAGAAGAACAGTGGTCAAGCCAACCGTCAGACTCAAGCTGTAGCGCAAAGTTCGACCGAGGAAAGCAAGGAAAACAGAGCTGTTAAAAGTCAGGAAGTCAGCCAGGTGTCCGAGGCCACGGAGGCAAAATCCATCAATCTTTACGCCTGATATTCTGAGAGGATTACTGCTCACCAGGATCGGCTTTGACCGCATCAGCGTGTAACTTGCCGTTCTGGAGCATTTCTCCTCTCGGCTCGGTAAAGGAGCACCCCCATTGCCGTTAAAGCCGCGAACGATGCTCCTGCAATAAACGCGGCTGAGGCGCCGAATCCGCTCCACAACCATCCTGCCAGGGCGCTTGCCGGAAAGAGCGCTATACCGCTTACCAGATTGAAGACCCCGAAGGCAGTACCTCGAAGATCGGCCGGAGCAGTGTCGGCAACGAGTTTTGCGAGCAAGCCTTGGGTGAGTGCCATGTGCAGGCCCCAGAGTGCTGATCCCAGGAATGCAATGCCGGGCGACGCAGCTATCGCCAAGAAGATATCGGAGGCGACAAGTACTCCAAGCCCCAGCAACAAAAGTGTTCGGGCTGAAAATCGGTCCGCCGCAGCGCCTGCCGGATATGCACATCCGGCATAGACAAGATTCATCACAATCATGATCGCCGGTACATAGCCGACAGCAAGTCCGACGTCCTGGGCACGGAGAATCAAAAACGCTTCACTGAAACGAGCGAGGGTAAATCCTGCCCCGAGCGCAACGATAAGCCAGTACCGGCGCGACAGGCGCTTGGCTGCAGCTGGCGTCAGGCGATTTCCGGCCCTTATTGTTTTGCCTGGAGGCTCGGTTTCATGTACCGCAACGATCAGCAGAAACACTGAGAGAAAGGCTGGTATAATAGCTATCCACAGCACGGCTTTGATGTCATTTGCCAACCACAGCATGAAGACAGTGGCGAGGAGAGGCCCGACAAAGGCCCCGACGGAATCGAGCGACTGGCGTAAACCGAAGGCTGCGCCGCGAAGCTGCGGTGGCGCGATATCGGCGACCAGTGCATCACGCGGCGCGCCACGAATGCCTTTACCAATGCGATCGACAAAGCGTGCTCCGAATACCCAGCCTATTGTTGATGCAAGCGGAAATATCGGCTTGGTCATGGCACCTAATGCGTATCCAACTAC comes from the Desulforhopalus sp. genome and includes:
- a CDS encoding MFS transporter gives rise to the protein MLMDISSELVHSLLPIFMATTLGASMMTIGIVEGIAEGAAAITKVFSGAISDYLGKRKLLAVVGYALGAMTKPIFPLASTIGWVFGARFVDRIGKGIRGAPRDALVADIAPPQLRGAAFGLRQSLDSVGAFVGPLLATVFMLWLANDIKAVLWIAIIPAFLSVFLLIVAVHETEPPGKTIRAGNRLTPAAAKRLSRRYWLIVALGAGFTLARFSEAFLILRAQDVGLAVGYVPAIMIVMNLVYAGCAYPAGAAADRFSARTLLLLGLGVLVASDIFLAIAASPGIAFLGSALWGLHMALTQGLLAKLVADTAPADLRGTAFGVFNLVSGIALFPASALAGWLWSGFGASAAFIAGASFAALTAMGVLLYRAERRNAPERQVTR